From Panicum hallii strain FIL2 chromosome 2, PHallii_v3.1, whole genome shotgun sequence, a single genomic window includes:
- the LOC112881058 gene encoding zein-alpha PMS1-like, with product MGTHYQAHQAVQSIIALQQQQQLLRYVASPATYLQQQFLPFELNQLAVANPATYWQQQQVLRNVFNQFAVANPAAAYAQTQQLPPNVFHQFATVNPVAYLQLQQVVPDVFSQVALANPAAYWQQPFIGGGIY from the exons ATGGGCACG CACTACCAGGCGCATCAGGCAGTACAGAGCATCATAGcactgcagcagcaacagcagctaCTGCGTTATGTGGCGAGCCCTGCCACCTACTTGCAACAACAATTTCTTCCATTTGAATTGAACCAACTAGCTGTGGCCAACCCAGCCACGTACTGGCAACAGCAGCAGGTGCTACGAAACGTATTCAACCAATTTGCCGTGGCAAACCCTGCTGCAGCCTACGCGCAGACACAACAGCTGCCACCAAATGTGTTCCACCAGTTTGCCACGGTTAACCCTGTTGCCTACTTACAACTACAGCAAGTGGTGCCAGACGTGTTTAGCCAAGTGGCCCTAGCGAACCCAGCTGCGTACTGGCAACAACCCTTCATTGGTGGTGGAATTTACTAA